In one Aphelocoma coerulescens isolate FSJ_1873_10779 chromosome 20, UR_Acoe_1.0, whole genome shotgun sequence genomic region, the following are encoded:
- the LOC138121201 gene encoding perilipin-3-like, giving the protein MVGVWFFLAGGLLASCSPAAMASAMPDKEEVVQSSPEMEEEEAAVKELANLSLVSSACDVVSAAYASTKESHPYLRSACDAAEKGVQSVTEATASCVQPVLATLEPHVAAASEYASKGLEKLGEKLPLFQKPVEQILSDTKELVSSRGADVKDAVSSKVLEVMDVTKEALQSSMGDTRPTVPGTAGVVLEPGVGHTGVCGAEAVLGRAEGGSLPIGNDELAQLAACEEGTDVAPLEQQREQRRYFVRLGSLSEELRLFAHLHSTARMKQAWQGMQGALAQLHCIIELIEAFKQGFDQKLQEGQEKLHQMWLDWSRKYLKESGDESPAEPEEMESLTLLMACRITQQLHLTCCGVVAAIQGLPCSLQDKVKQALSAIQELSAAFSAAKSFQDLSSSVLSQRRLAVIQEYMEELLDYLKHNTPLSWLVGPFSPREEEEPCQEDRSSQEKEAEAAGAGHLETSSTPM; this is encoded by the exons ATGGTGGGTGTCTGGTTCTTCCTTGCTGGTGGTTTGCTTGCTTCCTGCAG TCCAGCTGCCATGGCCTCTGCTATGCCTGACAAAGAGGAGGTTGtccagagctccccagagatggaggaggaggag GCTGCAGTGAAGGAGTTGGCCAATCTGAGCCTGGTGAGCTCTGCCTGTGACGTGGTTTCTGCAGCTTATGCCTCCACCAAGGAGAGCCACCCCTACCTGAGGTCTGCGTGTgatgctgcagagaaaggagtgCAGAGTGTGACCGAGGCCACGGCCAGCTGCGTGCAGCCAGTGCTGGCCACCCTGGAGCCCCACG TTGCTGCAGCGAGTGAATATGCTTCCAAGGGTTTGGAGAAACTGGGGGAGAAGCTGCCGCTCTTTCAAAAGCCAGTGGAACAG atTCTCTCTGACACGAAGGAGCTGGTGTCATCCAGAGGGGCTGATGTGAAGGATGCTGTGAGCAGCAAAGTGCTGGAGGTGATGGATGTTACCAAGGAGGCTTTGCAGAGCAGCATGGGGGATACCAGACCCACGGTGCCCGGCACTGCTGGGGTGGTTCTGGAGCCTGGAGTGGGACACACAGGTGTCTGTggagcagaggctgtgctggggagagCAGAAGGTGGCTCTCTCCCTATTGGAAATGATGAACTAG cccagctggcagCGTGTGAGGAGGGCACAGACGTGGcacccctggagcagcagcgggAGCAGAGGAGGTACTTTGTGCGCCTGGGCTCTCTCTCAGAGGAACTTCGCCTCTTTGCCCACCTGCACTCCACAGCCAGGATGAAGCAGGCCTGGCAGGGCATGCAgggggccctggcacagctccactgCATCATCGAGCTG ATTGAGGCGTTTAAGCAAGGATTTGATCAAAAGCTTcaggaggggcaggagaaaCTACACCAGATGTGGCTGGACTGGAGTAGGAAGTACCTCAAAGAGAGTGGAGATGaaagccctgcagagccagag GAGATGGAGTCTCTGACCCTGCTCATGGCATGCAGGATCACCCAGCAGCTGCACCTCACCTGCTGTGGGGTAGTGGCTGCCATCCAGGGCCTTCCCTGCAGCCTGCAGGACAAGGTGAAACAGGCTCTCAGTGCTATCCAGGAGCTGTCTGCTGCTTTCTCAGCGGCAAAATCCTTCCAGGATTTGTCCAGCAGTGTCTTGAGCCAGAGGAGGCTGGCTGTGATCCAGGAGTacatggaggagctgctggattaCCTGAAGCACAACACTCCTCTGTCCTGGCTGGTGGGACCCTTCTCccccagggaggaggaggaacccTGCCAGGAGGATCGATCCTCCCaggagaaggaggcagaggcagcaggagctgggcatcTGGAAACCTCCAGCACCCCCATGTAA